The Gracilimonas sediminicola sequence GAGAAGCCGGTGTCGGAAGGCTGGTATTCGCAGCCTCAAAAGCTGACGCAGGAATCTATTGAGGGAGCCGTTGCAGCAAAAGGAGTTTCAGTTCAGGTACCCAAAGGCACCTTTACGGCCGACCTTATTGATTTTGGCGTAGCTCCGGAGATTTCCCTGAAATTGTGGAGAGTGACTTCAGAATCCGTGCCGGGAGGTGTGGTTAAATCTTCAACCATGGAAGGTGAAGAAGTGATTTCCTCACTGGAATTAATTGACTACGGAACCAACGCCGAAAGTATGCTGAATAGCTTCTGAAAAACTTGTTTGAGATAGTTTGGTGAATCAGTCCTGTGTTAGCGCACAGGACTTTTTTTATTCAGCTTTTTTTAACACAAAACTGTTCCGAATGACCGGTTAATTTTCTTTATTAGGCTAAAGGTGCCAATTTAATTCAAGCAATGATGTTTGAATGCTAAAGGAGAGCGGTATGAAAGTCACTATACAAGCTACGGTTGATGCGGATATTCGCAAGGTGTGGGACTGCTGGACCTTACCGGAACACATCATAAACTGGAATTTTGCTTCTGATGACTGGCACTGTCCAAGCGCTGAGAACGACTTGCGCCCCGGCGGTACGTATAACGCCAGGATGGAAGCTAAAGATGGTACCATTGGCTTTGACTTTGAAGGAGTTTATGATGAAGTGATCGACCAAAAGAAAATCAGCTATACGCTTGGAGATGGCCGAAAAGTAGTCACCGACTTTGACCAGGAAGAAGGCAAAACGAAAATAACGACGGTTTTTGAGGCTGAAACCGAACTTCCTGTTGATATGCAAAAGGAGGGCTGGCAATCTATTCTGAATAACTTTAAAAAATATACCGAGGCCGGATAGCTTCAGAGTTAAAAATTAAAGTCCAGTTCGATCTGCCATTCCCCGGATTCCTGTTTTTCCCACAAAATCACATATAACCCGCCATTTCCTCTGCGTTCAGCACCGGTAAAATACCGGCCAATTTCGAGCACGTTGCTTTCAGAGATTCTCCAAAGCCGTTCCTTTTCAAGATCTACCTGGTAATTCGGATTTTCCATGTAGGAATATCGCTCGGCAATTTCCTGGCGTCCTTCTGATTTTCGCCCGTTCCCAAAATAGGTAGCGTCTTCGGTATAGCTGACTTTGATGTGAGCTTCCGGATTGTGTTGGTTAGCAAGTTCGACCCATTTCTTACGTTCCTGGTCAAATAACCGGTCTGATACAGAGCTAATCTGAGTAGTTTCACTTTCTAAAGTCAGGATAACATCAGTTTCCTTTAGCCAGCTTCCCTCCACTTCGCGCCAGCCGGTTAGCAGCATTAAAGAATCCGCTGAGGTGAAGAGCTTGCCAACGGTTATATATCTGAATGTATCATGTTGAAAGCTTTGAATAGGAGAATATCCCTGAAGGTTATGAATCTCTTCCTTTTTGAAGACTTGCATTATGCTTTCAGCATCACCGGTTTTTATTTTTGAATAGATAAGGCTCCGGTCATCCCAATAAAAGCCGGATGTTGAGTCACCCATTTTGATCGCATCTACCCATTCTTGCTGAAGAGATTGAAGGTCGGGCTGGGCTTTCGCAGTTATTCCTGCCAATAAAAACAATAGAAACAGAAAGAGTGCTTTTTTCATCACGGAGTAGGTTAATTATACTATCTGATTAGTATAGTCACCCGTTTTTTAAATACCAAATGACTTCAAACTGGCAGAAACTCTCAATTTCGGTTATTTACAATGATCCTGAAGCAGCGCATCAGCAGATTCACTTCCCAGCTGTTTTGCCGTGGTGAAATTAGAACAGGCGCTGACATTTTCATTAAGCTGAAGGAAGGTTTTGCCCCGGTTGATGAATACTTCGGTATTGCCGGAATCCAATCTTGTTGAAAAATTATAATCAGAAATGGCTTCGTTGTAATTGCCCAAACTGTCGTTGGCCTGTGCCCGCATATAAAATGATTGGGACAGAGTAGAATCGAGCCCGATAGCATAAGAAAGCGTATTGATGGCTCCCTGAAAATCTCCGCTTTCAAACTTGGCCTTGCCCAAAAAGAAGAAACCTCCGGGATTGGCAGGTGCCATGGTTACCAGCTTCTCATAATCACGGATAGCTCCTTTGTAGTCATAAGAATATAACTTGGCTTCTCCTCTAAGCGCATATCCGTATGGATTGTTGGGGTCGGCTTCAATGGCATTATCCAGCAATGGAATAGCGTCTTTAAAGTTCTGCACATAATAGGCTGCACTGTCTTCGGGAAAACTGCGGGTCATGGTCAGGCTTAACCCAATGTAGGCTTTGTTGTAATCATACCCATATTCCAAAGCGTTTGTAAAAGCCGTTTCGGCTTCCTGAAACTTATCCTTATCCAAAAGCTTATAGCCCTGACGTAAATAATTAACCCGGTCTTTTTCTTTAGCACAACCGAAAGTTACGGTAAGCGCCAGCAGCAGTATGACTAATCTCATTGATCTATTATTGAATGGATGAACAGTGGATGATAATACGGAATAGCTGAAAGGTTGGATGTTAGAAAGGGCTTACTTGATCTGAAAAAATGTGAACCAAATTATCGGTTCTTTTCTATTTCAATATCACCGTGAGCTTCTTTAATAGGCAAGCCGAAAAAAGTTACTTTGTTATTGAAAACAGAAATTCTCAAAGCATCTCTCGCACATCCTTGTGAACAGAATTCTGAAGAAAGTTTAAAATCTAACGCTATCTCATTTTTATCTCTTCCATCAGGATAGAAATACAATTTAAGATTCTTTCCAACTTCAAGATTGGGAGTAGTAGTAGATACTGAACCAAACTTATTAATCTGGTCATTAGAATCATATTTATTATTCAAGTACCATGAACCCATGCTCTTTATCCAAATTTCAGCTCTTTCACCCACTGTTGCATCTTCTCTTAATTCAACCATAAGATTCAATCTTATTGACTCGTTTGTTTGAGTAAATGTTGTTCTCTTTTCAGGGAGTTCATTATTAGCAGCCTGAATTTTTGGATCTTGGGATTCAGTATTATCACTTTGAAATTTTGATACACCCCAAAACAAAAGTATCAGACCCAATACGACTAAGTAAGCATTTCTCCTTCGATCTTTAAAAACTCTTTCACTTCTCATAATTGCACGATTTATATGATGGTTTTATAAGATAAACAAGTTAATTAAATATGGATAAGTATATGTAAAATAGATCATTGTCGTTGTAACAATCTGCTCTGGGTGTGAGTTGAGTTAAAAGAAAGCATTTACTACTTCCCGATACAAAACCGGGAGAAAATAGAATCCAGCACATCTTCATTGGTGATTTCTCCGGTAATGGTTCCAAGTTCTTTCAAAGCTGCTCTTAAATCTATGGACAAAAAGTCGCCGGTCATGCCCTGATCCAAAGCTCGCAAAGCTGATTGAACATGATCCTTCGTTTTTTGGAGGGCATCGCGGTGGCGGGTAGAGGTGACCAACAGGCTGGAGGCATCGTAATGCTTGTTCTCCAACGCGCGGTCTTTAAGCAGCTGCTTCAGCTCTTTGATTCGTTCGTCCTCAAGGGCCGAAATCTTTAAATCAAATTCGGTGCGCCATTCCTGCTCTGCTTCAATATCTGCTTTGGTACCAATGAGGATAAAGGGAGTATCTTTTGCCCGCGATTGAAAATCCGCAATTTCCTTCCGCTCAGTTT is a genomic window containing:
- a CDS encoding SRPBCC family protein, encoding MKVTIQATVDADIRKVWDCWTLPEHIINWNFASDDWHCPSAENDLRPGGTYNARMEAKDGTIGFDFEGVYDEVIDQKKISYTLGDGRKVVTDFDQEEGKTKITTVFEAETELPVDMQKEGWQSILNNFKKYTEAG
- a CDS encoding YybH family protein produces the protein MKKALFLFLLFLLAGITAKAQPDLQSLQQEWVDAIKMGDSTSGFYWDDRSLIYSKIKTGDAESIMQVFKKEEIHNLQGYSPIQSFQHDTFRYITVGKLFTSADSLMLLTGWREVEGSWLKETDVILTLESETTQISSVSDRLFDQERKKWVELANQHNPEAHIKVSYTEDATYFGNGRKSEGRQEIAERYSYMENPNYQVDLEKERLWRISESNVLEIGRYFTGAERRGNGGLYVILWEKQESGEWQIELDFNF
- a CDS encoding tetratricopeptide repeat protein → MRLVILLLALTVTFGCAKEKDRVNYLRQGYKLLDKDKFQEAETAFTNALEYGYDYNKAYIGLSLTMTRSFPEDSAAYYVQNFKDAIPLLDNAIEADPNNPYGYALRGEAKLYSYDYKGAIRDYEKLVTMAPANPGGFFFLGKAKFESGDFQGAINTLSYAIGLDSTLSQSFYMRAQANDSLGNYNEAISDYNFSTRLDSGNTEVFINRGKTFLQLNENVSACSNFTTAKQLGSESADALLQDHCK